The DNA sequence CGGCCCGGCCCTGCCGTCCCCGGACCACACCTGACGAAAGAAGCAGGCCCCCATGGTCCGTGAACTGACCCATCTCGTCGGCGGCGAGCACACCCCGGGAACCTCGGGAAAGCACGCCGACGTGTACGACCCCAACACCGGCGACGTCCAGGCGCGCGTCCCCCTCGCGCACCGCGCGGACACCGAGGCGGCGATCGCGAACGCCGCCGAGGCGCAGCCCGCCTGGGGCGAGTGGAACCCGCAGCGCCGCGCCCGCGTCCTGCTCCGGTTCCTCCAGCTCGTCGAGGGCGAACGCGACTCCCTGGCCCGCCTGTTGTCGGCCGAGCACGGCAAGACCGTCGCCGACGCGCACGGCGACCTCCAGCGCGGCCTGGAGGTCGTGGAGTTCGCCGCGGGCATCCCGCACCTGCTCAAGGGCGAGTTCACCGACAACGCCGGGACCGGCATCGACGTGCACTCGCTGCGCCGCCCCCTCGGCGTCGTCGCCGGGATCACGCCCTTCAACTTCCCCGCGATGATCCCGCTCTGGAAGGCCGCACCCGCGCTGGCGTGCGGCAACGCCTTCATTCTCAAGCCGTCCGAGCGCGCCCCGTCCGTACCGCTGCGCCTCGCCGAGCTGTTCCTCGAAGCGGGCCTGCCGCCCGGCGTCCTGAACGTCCTCAACGGCGGCAAGGAGTCCGTCGACACGCTCCTGGAAGACCCGCGCGTCAAGGCGCTCGGCTTCGTCGGCTCCACGCCGATCGCCGCGCACGTGTACGCCACCGCCGCCGCCCACGGCAAGCGCGCCCAGTGCTTCGGCGGCGCCAAGAACCACCTGATCGTGATGCCGGACGCGGACCTCGACCAGGCCGTCGACGCGCTGATCGGCGCGGGCTACGGCTCCGCGGGCGAGCGCTGCATGGCGATCTCCGTGGCGGTCCCGGTCGGCGAGGCCACCGCCGACGCCCTCGTCGCTCGCATCAAGGCGCGCGTCGGAGCCCTGCGCATCGGCCGCTCCGACGACCCCGAGGCCGACTTCGGGCCGCTGGTCGGCCGCGACGCCGTCGACCGCGTCCGCTCCTACGTCGACCTCGGCGTCGAGGA is a window from the Streptomyces spectabilis genome containing:
- a CDS encoding CoA-acylating methylmalonate-semialdehyde dehydrogenase, giving the protein MVRELTHLVGGEHTPGTSGKHADVYDPNTGDVQARVPLAHRADTEAAIANAAEAQPAWGEWNPQRRARVLLRFLQLVEGERDSLARLLSAEHGKTVADAHGDLQRGLEVVEFAAGIPHLLKGEFTDNAGTGIDVHSLRRPLGVVAGITPFNFPAMIPLWKAAPALACGNAFILKPSERAPSVPLRLAELFLEAGLPPGVLNVLNGGKESVDTLLEDPRVKALGFVGSTPIAAHVYATAAAHGKRAQCFGGAKNHLIVMPDADLDQAVDALIGAGYGSAGERCMAISVAVPVGEATADALVARIKARVGALRIGRSDDPEADFGPLVGRDAVDRVRSYVDLGVEEGAELVVDGRDFTLPGHERGFFAGASLFDRVTPDMRIYQEEIFGPVLSVVRAADYEEALRLPTEHPYGNGVALFTRDGGTARDFTRRVDTGMVGVNVPIPVPVAYHTFGGWKRSGFGDLNQHGPDAIRFYTRTKTVTSRWPSGAKDGASFTIPTTA